The Streptomyces sp. NBC_00344 genome includes a window with the following:
- a CDS encoding S53 family peptidase, producing MRSSRAKLRAGLSVAATLPLLAGALALSTPSASADNGSGSRHILQGTKPLWATAQADRGATADSSHVSARVYLAGRDAQGLTAYAKEVSDPQSASYGKYLTAQQAQARFGATPEQIKQVTGWLKAAGLKVTGTTRHYLSVSGNVPAAEKAFSTKLHDYRKGSRTYRAPTTTASAPESLKGAVLTVVGLDNAPHNVKHDETLPPPDAVFRNAGPFSTYYGSNVNTHLPSADGVKAPYAIKGYTGKQLRSAYSAGDKSGKGVTVAITDAYASPTIAADASEYAGKNGDRRYGRGQLSQVLPSDYTDTEACGAAGWYGEETLDVEAVHAVAPESDIVYVGAASCNDDALLDSLGKVVDNRLADIVSNSWGDIEANETPAVAAAYDQVFQLGAIEGIGFYFSSGDNGDEVANTGTKQVDTPANSAWVTAVGGTSLAVGKHDDYQWETGWGTLKSTLAADGKSWTGYPGAYTSGAGGGTSKTVAQPFYQRSVVPSKLSKANGSTAMRTVPDIAAVADPTTGFLVGQTQTFPDGSQKYSEYRIGGTSLAAPVLAGVQALAQQARHIPIGFANPSIYARSGSRFYHDVTDHPLGAKHDLANVRVDYANSVDDSEGLLTSLRGLGHDSSLAATRGYDVVTGVGSPARGYVNSYRLFH from the coding sequence ATGAGATCCAGCCGCGCCAAACTGCGCGCCGGCCTGAGTGTGGCAGCGACACTGCCTCTACTCGCCGGCGCGCTGGCACTGTCCACACCCAGCGCCAGCGCCGACAACGGTTCCGGCAGTCGCCACATACTGCAGGGCACCAAGCCGCTGTGGGCGACGGCACAGGCCGACCGCGGCGCGACGGCCGACTCCAGCCACGTCAGCGCACGTGTCTATCTGGCCGGGCGCGACGCCCAGGGCCTGACGGCGTACGCCAAAGAGGTGTCGGACCCGCAGTCCGCTTCCTACGGGAAGTATCTGACTGCCCAGCAGGCGCAGGCCCGCTTCGGCGCAACACCGGAGCAGATCAAGCAGGTCACCGGCTGGCTGAAGGCCGCAGGGCTCAAGGTCACCGGGACGACCCGGCACTACCTCTCGGTCAGCGGCAACGTGCCGGCCGCCGAGAAGGCGTTCTCCACCAAACTGCACGACTACCGCAAGGGCAGCAGGACCTACCGGGCCCCGACGACGACGGCCTCAGCGCCCGAATCGCTCAAGGGCGCGGTCCTGACGGTCGTCGGCCTCGACAACGCTCCGCACAACGTCAAGCACGACGAGACGCTGCCGCCGCCGGACGCGGTCTTCCGTAACGCCGGGCCGTTCTCCACGTACTACGGCTCCAACGTCAACACGCATCTGCCGAGCGCCGACGGGGTCAAGGCCCCCTACGCGATCAAGGGCTACACCGGCAAGCAGCTGCGGTCCGCCTACAGCGCGGGCGACAAGAGCGGCAAGGGTGTCACGGTCGCCATCACCGACGCCTACGCCTCTCCGACCATCGCGGCCGACGCGAGCGAATACGCCGGGAAGAACGGCGACCGCCGTTACGGCCGGGGCCAGCTCTCGCAGGTCCTGCCCAGCGACTACACCGACACCGAGGCCTGCGGCGCAGCCGGCTGGTACGGCGAGGAGACCCTCGACGTCGAGGCGGTGCACGCCGTGGCGCCCGAGTCGGACATCGTGTACGTCGGCGCCGCGTCCTGCAACGACGACGCGCTGCTCGACTCGCTCGGCAAGGTCGTCGACAACCGGCTCGCCGACATCGTCTCCAACTCCTGGGGCGACATCGAGGCCAATGAGACCCCGGCCGTCGCCGCCGCGTACGACCAGGTCTTCCAGCTGGGCGCCATCGAGGGCATCGGCTTCTACTTCTCCTCCGGTGACAACGGTGACGAGGTCGCCAACACCGGTACGAAGCAGGTCGACACCCCGGCCAACTCCGCCTGGGTGACGGCCGTCGGCGGCACCTCACTGGCCGTCGGCAAGCACGACGACTACCAGTGGGAGACCGGCTGGGGCACACTGAAGTCGACCCTCGCGGCCGACGGCAAGAGCTGGACCGGCTACCCCGGTGCGTACACCAGCGGTGCGGGCGGCGGCACGAGCAAGACCGTGGCGCAGCCGTTCTACCAGCGCAGTGTCGTGCCGTCGAAGCTCTCGAAGGCCAATGGCAGCACGGCCATGCGCACGGTGCCGGACATCGCGGCCGTCGCCGACCCCACCACCGGCTTCCTGGTGGGACAGACACAGACCTTCCCCGACGGTTCGCAGAAGTACAGCGAGTACCGCATCGGCGGCACCTCGCTTGCGGCCCCGGTACTGGCCGGTGTCCAGGCGCTGGCCCAGCAGGCGCGGCACATCCCGATCGGGTTCGCCAACCCGTCGATCTACGCCCGCTCGGGCAGCCGGTTCTACCACGACGTCACGGACCACCCGCTGGGTGCGAAGCACGACCTCGCGAACGTCCGTGTCGACTATGCCAACTCCGTCGACGACTCCGAGGGGCTGCTGACCTCGCTGCGCGGACTGGGCCACGACTCCTCCCTGGCGGCGACCAGGGGCTATGACGTGGTGACGGGTGTCGGCTCGCCGGCCCGCGGCTATGTGAACTCGTACCGCTTGTTCCACTAG
- a CDS encoding endonuclease/exonuclease/phosphatase family protein — MAQAHMADTDRGSSGPERPGSRVRRLFGGRWRGDRGIWRRGIVLAALAVLLTLTMVLHARVPNRVGNLGSLIETFLPWLGIGIPVLLVLAVLRRSATALIVLLLPAVIWLNLFGGLLTGKADSGGDLMVATHNVNAQNPDPEGTAKKVAASGADVLALEELAAGQVPAYTKALAATYPYHSVQGTVGLWSKYPMSGTRPVDIRLGWVRAMRSTVTTPQGRIGVYVAHLPSVRVKLNAGFTASQRDESAVALGEAIAHEPLHDVVLLGDLNGTMNDRSLTGVTSQMRSTQGAAGDGFGFSWPAGFPMARIDQIMVKGVDPVSSWTLPRTDSDHLPIAARLRL; from the coding sequence ATGGCGCAGGCGCACATGGCGGACACGGATCGCGGCAGCTCGGGCCCCGAGCGTCCAGGGTCCCGGGTCCGGCGCCTGTTCGGCGGGCGATGGCGGGGTGACCGCGGCATCTGGCGGCGCGGTATCGTGCTCGCCGCACTCGCGGTGCTTCTCACCCTGACGATGGTGCTCCACGCGCGGGTCCCCAACAGGGTCGGCAACCTCGGCAGTCTGATCGAGACCTTCCTGCCCTGGCTGGGAATCGGCATCCCGGTGCTGCTGGTCCTCGCCGTGCTGCGCCGCTCGGCAACCGCGCTGATCGTCCTGCTGCTGCCGGCCGTGATCTGGCTGAACCTTTTCGGAGGGCTGCTCACCGGCAAGGCGGACAGCGGCGGCGACCTCATGGTGGCCACACACAACGTCAACGCGCAGAACCCGGACCCGGAGGGCACCGCGAAGAAGGTCGCGGCATCGGGTGCCGATGTGCTGGCGCTCGAGGAACTGGCCGCCGGCCAGGTCCCGGCCTATACCAAGGCCCTCGCGGCCACCTATCCGTACCACTCGGTCCAGGGGACGGTCGGGCTGTGGAGCAAGTACCCGATGAGCGGCACCAGGCCGGTCGACATCAGGCTCGGCTGGGTTCGCGCCATGCGTTCCACCGTGACCACGCCGCAGGGGAGGATCGGCGTCTACGTCGCCCATCTGCCGTCGGTACGGGTCAAGCTCAACGCCGGATTCACCGCGTCCCAGCGTGACGAGAGCGCGGTGGCGCTCGGCGAGGCGATCGCCCATGAGCCGCTGCACGACGTGGTTCTGCTCGGGGACCTCAACGGCACCATGAACGACCGCTCGCTGACCGGTGTCACCTCGCAGATGCGGTCCACCCAGGGCGCCGCGGGCGACGGGTTCGGCTTCAGCTGGCCCGCCGGGTTCCCGATGGCCCGTATCGACCAGATCATGGTCAAGGGTGTCGACCCGGTGTCCTCGTGGACACTGCCGAGGACGGACAGCGACCATCTGCCGATCGCGGCGCGCCTCAGGCTCTGA
- a CDS encoding DUF305 domain-containing protein produces the protein MTRGTRLTAVAAVVLALLCAAAATTAFTMGGDSRPAAARPTAGSPDAGFARDMSVHHQQAVEMSFVVRDRTKNTEVRRLAYDIANTQANQRGMMMGWLNLWSLPVSDASRLPMQWMGMGEEPSADGALMPGMATRAQMADLAKLSGKQAEIRYLQLMTAHHKGGIHMAEGCVQLCKVPAERKFAQGMVASQQSEVQLMSSMLKQRGASATSESHTGS, from the coding sequence ATGACCCGCGGTACCCGGCTGACCGCCGTGGCCGCCGTCGTACTCGCGCTGCTCTGTGCCGCGGCGGCGACCACGGCCTTCACCATGGGCGGCGACAGCAGGCCCGCGGCTGCCCGGCCCACCGCAGGCTCCCCGGACGCCGGGTTCGCCCGCGACATGTCGGTGCATCACCAGCAGGCGGTGGAGATGTCGTTCGTCGTACGCGACCGTACGAAGAACACCGAGGTCCGCCGTCTGGCGTACGACATCGCCAACACCCAGGCCAATCAGCGGGGGATGATGATGGGCTGGCTGAACCTCTGGAGCCTGCCGGTCAGCGACGCGAGCCGGCTGCCGATGCAGTGGATGGGCATGGGCGAGGAGCCGTCGGCCGACGGAGCCCTGATGCCGGGCATGGCGACCCGGGCGCAGATGGCGGATCTGGCCAAGCTGAGCGGCAAGCAGGCGGAAATCCGGTACCTCCAGTTGATGACGGCCCATCACAAGGGCGGCATCCATATGGCGGAAGGCTGCGTGCAGCTTTGCAAGGTGCCGGCGGAGCGGAAATTCGCTCAGGGAATGGTGGCCTCCCAGCAGTCCGAAGTGCAGCTGATGTCAAGCATGTTGAAGCAGCGGGGCGCTTCCGCAACAAGTGAATCCCATACCGGTTCATGA
- a CDS encoding DUF3105 domain-containing protein — protein sequence MAPPKSAKNDRRNRIEEMRRAEKSRERRVRVIAITVSLVAVAGLIGFGTYIISNRSDDTTADSKAGGTTAGPVRGEKDWDAKKLTRNHVTKQVSYPMKPPVGGDHNPVWMNCNGNVYKKPIPDMNAVHSLEHGSVWVTYTDKAAASDVRKLGAKVAKTPYSLMSPYKDQSGAIMLSAWGKQLTVDGADDPRVNQFFTKYVQGPQTPEPGAACTGGRDGA from the coding sequence ATGGCTCCGCCCAAGAGCGCCAAGAACGATCGCAGGAACCGGATCGAGGAGATGCGCCGCGCCGAGAAGTCCCGTGAGCGCCGTGTCCGCGTCATCGCGATCACCGTGAGCCTGGTGGCCGTGGCCGGTCTGATCGGATTCGGCACCTACATCATCAGCAACCGGTCGGACGACACGACAGCGGACAGCAAGGCAGGCGGGACGACTGCCGGCCCGGTCAGGGGCGAGAAGGACTGGGACGCCAAGAAGCTGACCCGTAACCATGTCACCAAGCAGGTCAGTTATCCGATGAAGCCGCCGGTGGGCGGGGACCACAATCCCGTCTGGATGAACTGCAACGGGAATGTCTACAAGAAGCCGATCCCCGACATGAACGCCGTGCACTCCCTGGAGCACGGCTCGGTCTGGGTGACCTACACCGACAAGGCCGCCGCGTCCGATGTGCGCAAGCTCGGCGCGAAGGTGGCGAAGACCCCCTATTCGCTGATGAGTCCGTACAAGGACCAGTCCGGGGCGATCATGCTGAGCGCCTGGGGCAAGCAGCTGACGGTGGACGGCGCCGACGATCCGCGGGTGAACCAGTTCTTCACCAAGTACGTGCAGGGCCCCCAGACACCGGAGCCCGGCGCGGCGTGCACGGGCGGGCGGGACGGCGCATGA
- a CDS encoding sodium:proton antiporter — protein sequence MSVLPYLVAGWIFIVGVYGLATSRNLVHAVGCLAVCQSSTYVLLLSVGYRDGGTAPVFSDLRPGTRPLVDPVVQALALTDVVVGATLTALLLALVIQVDKRHGTVDPDELSELRG from the coding sequence ATGTCCGTGCTGCCCTATCTGGTCGCGGGATGGATCTTCATCGTCGGCGTCTACGGTCTCGCCACCAGCCGTAACCTCGTCCATGCCGTGGGCTGTCTCGCCGTGTGCCAGTCCTCCACCTATGTGCTGCTGCTGTCCGTCGGCTATCGCGACGGCGGCACCGCCCCCGTGTTCTCCGATCTGCGGCCGGGCACCCGCCCCCTGGTCGACCCGGTCGTCCAGGCGCTGGCGCTCACCGATGTGGTGGTCGGCGCGACCCTCACCGCGCTGCTGCTCGCCCTGGTCATCCAGGTCGACAAACGTCATGGCACCGTCGACCCGGACGAACTCTCCGAGCTGCGCGGATGA
- a CDS encoding NAD+ synthase, with amino-acid sequence MPQLRLALNQIDSTVGDLAGNAEAIVHWTRHSIGQGAHLVAFPEMVLTGYPVEDLALRGSFVDASRAALQALATRLADEGFGEVPVIVGYLDRTEHAQPRYGQPAGAPRNAGAVLHHGEVVLTFSKHHLPNYGVFDEFRYFVPGETLPVVRVHGVDVALAICEDLWQDGGRVPATRSAGSGLLISINASPYERNKDDQRLELVRKRAQQAGCTTAYVAMTGGQDELVFDGDSIVVGKDGEVIARAPQFTQGCVVLDLELPAAGPVPSGVVDDGLRIEHVTLSGDPLPAYEAEVTGGYAARLDDDEELYTALVVGLRAYAAKNGFSSVLVGLSGGIDSALVAAIACDALGAKNVHGVSMPSKYSSDHSRDDAAELARRTGLHYRTVEIGPMFDAYMGSLELTGIAEENLQSRLRGTTLMAISNQEGQIVLAPGNKSELAVGYSTLYGDSVGAYGPIKDVYKTAVFRLAQWRNRAAVERGQTPPIPENSLTKPPSAELRPGQVDTDSLPDYEMLDAILSRYVDADQGRDLIVAAGFDPELVNRTLRMVDVAEYKRRQYPPGTKISAKGFGKDRRLPITNRWRETS; translated from the coding sequence GTGCCTCAACTACGCCTCGCACTGAATCAGATCGACTCGACCGTCGGCGACCTCGCCGGCAATGCCGAGGCGATCGTCCACTGGACCCGGCACTCCATCGGGCAGGGCGCGCATCTGGTGGCGTTCCCCGAGATGGTGCTGACCGGCTACCCCGTCGAGGACCTCGCTCTGCGGGGTTCCTTCGTCGACGCGTCCCGGGCCGCCCTGCAAGCGCTCGCCACCCGCCTTGCCGACGAGGGGTTCGGGGAGGTCCCCGTCATCGTCGGCTACCTGGACCGCACCGAGCATGCGCAGCCCCGCTACGGACAGCCGGCGGGTGCGCCCCGTAACGCGGGAGCCGTGCTGCACCACGGGGAGGTGGTGCTGACGTTCTCCAAGCACCATCTGCCGAACTACGGCGTGTTCGACGAGTTCCGCTACTTCGTCCCCGGCGAGACCCTGCCGGTGGTCCGGGTGCACGGCGTCGACGTCGCGCTCGCCATCTGCGAGGACCTCTGGCAGGACGGCGGCCGGGTCCCGGCCACCCGTTCCGCCGGGTCCGGGCTGCTGATCTCCATCAACGCATCGCCGTACGAGCGGAACAAGGACGACCAGCGTCTCGAGCTGGTGCGCAAACGGGCCCAGCAGGCCGGCTGCACCACCGCGTATGTGGCGATGACCGGCGGGCAGGACGAGCTGGTCTTCGACGGCGACTCGATCGTTGTCGGCAAGGACGGCGAAGTGATCGCCCGTGCACCGCAGTTCACGCAGGGCTGTGTAGTGCTGGACCTGGAGCTGCCCGCTGCGGGCCCGGTCCCGTCCGGCGTGGTCGACGACGGACTGCGGATCGAGCACGTCACCCTCTCCGGCGACCCGCTCCCCGCCTACGAGGCCGAGGTCACCGGCGGATACGCCGCCCGGCTCGACGACGACGAGGAGCTCTACACGGCGCTGGTCGTCGGACTGCGCGCCTACGCCGCCAAGAACGGCTTCAGCTCAGTACTGGTCGGGCTCTCCGGCGGTATCGACTCCGCGCTGGTGGCGGCGATCGCCTGTGACGCGCTCGGTGCGAAGAACGTCCACGGCGTCTCGATGCCGTCCAAGTACTCGTCCGACCACTCCAGGGATGACGCGGCCGAGCTGGCCAGGCGTACCGGTCTCCACTACCGCACCGTGGAGATCGGGCCGATGTTCGACGCGTATATGGGATCGCTGGAACTCACCGGCATCGCCGAGGAGAACCTCCAGTCGCGGCTGCGCGGCACCACGCTGATGGCCATCTCCAACCAGGAGGGCCAGATCGTGCTCGCGCCGGGCAACAAGTCCGAGCTCGCGGTGGGCTACTCCACGCTCTACGGCGATTCGGTCGGGGCGTACGGGCCGATCAAGGACGTCTACAAGACGGCCGTCTTCCGGCTCGCGCAGTGGCGCAACCGGGCGGCGGTGGAACGCGGCCAGACCCCTCCCATTCCGGAGAACTCCCTCACCAAGCCGCCGAGCGCCGAGCTGCGCCCCGGCCAGGTCGACACCGACTCGCTGCCGGACTACGAGATGCTCGACGCGATTCTGTCGAGGTACGTGGACGCCGACCAGGGCCGCGACCTCATTGTCGCGGCCGGCTTCGACCCGGAGCTGGTGAACAGGACCCTGCGAATGGTGGACGTCGCGGAATACAAGCGGCGTCAGTACCCGCCGGGCACCAAGATCTCCGCCAAGGGCTTCGGCAAGGACCGGCGGCTGCCGATCACGAACCGCTGGCGTGAGACGAGCTGA
- a CDS encoding monovalent cation/H+ antiporter complex subunit F: MNGWLTAAAALLLCGVGPAVAGVATGPVRRRVVAQNLATLLVCLVLLLLAQGYDRSAYVDLALVLALLGPVGTLVYARLLAGELARRPPRTRGTIWPAVLATVLVVSPLCAVTGPGRAMVKLLVIGALLIAGNVVAARALDDPSPEAAPGV; this comes from the coding sequence TTGAACGGGTGGCTGACGGCTGCCGCGGCGCTGCTGCTGTGCGGGGTCGGACCTGCCGTCGCCGGAGTGGCCACCGGACCGGTACGCCGCCGGGTCGTCGCACAGAATCTGGCGACCCTGCTGGTCTGCCTGGTCCTGCTGCTCCTGGCGCAGGGGTACGACCGCAGCGCTTATGTCGATCTCGCACTGGTTCTCGCCCTGCTCGGCCCGGTCGGCACTCTGGTGTACGCCCGGCTGCTCGCCGGGGAACTCGCCCGCCGTCCGCCGCGGACCCGCGGGACCATCTGGCCGGCCGTCCTGGCCACCGTGCTGGTCGTCAGCCCGCTCTGCGCGGTCACGGGCCCGGGGCGGGCCATGGTGAAACTGCTGGTCATCGGGGCGCTGCTGATCGCCGGAAACGTGGTCGCCGCCCGCGCGCTGGACGACCCGTCACCCGAGGCGGCGCCCGGTGTCTGA
- a CDS encoding MFS transporter: MPLALLALAISAFGIGTTEFVMMGLLPNVADDLGTSVPTAGYLVSAYAIGVVIGAPLLTALGSRIPRKRMLLLLMGLFTIGNLASAFAPGFGWLVAGRVLAGLPHGAFFGVGAVVASRLVDEGRRARAVATMFLGLTVANIVGVPAATLLGQHLGWRATFLVVAAIGLVALTALARLIPHVPVDAHQGVGREIRALGNRQVLLGLLTAVFGFAGVFAVYSYLASITTEVMGFSESSVTVVLALFGIGMTLGALAAGPLTDRALRPTLYGSLGALALVLVAFDFTVHVKWAALVTVVILGAVGFMTTTPLQMLVMNKARSAPTLASASNHSAFNLANAGGAWLGGVAIAAGWGWMSPSLVGAALAVVGLAIAVTAGLLDRGTPKGASRVVAESPRAERALSSSHASGS; encoded by the coding sequence ATGCCCCTGGCCCTGCTCGCGCTGGCCATCTCCGCCTTCGGCATCGGTACGACCGAGTTCGTGATGATGGGTCTGCTGCCCAACGTCGCCGACGATCTGGGTACCTCGGTGCCCACCGCGGGCTATCTCGTCTCCGCCTACGCGATCGGCGTCGTCATCGGCGCCCCGCTGCTCACCGCCCTCGGTTCCCGTATCCCGCGCAAGCGGATGCTCCTGCTGCTGATGGGCCTCTTCACCATCGGCAACCTGGCATCCGCCTTCGCCCCGGGCTTCGGCTGGCTGGTGGCGGGCCGGGTCCTCGCCGGGCTGCCGCACGGCGCCTTCTTCGGGGTCGGCGCGGTCGTCGCTTCCCGGCTCGTCGACGAGGGCAGGCGGGCCCGTGCTGTCGCGACCATGTTCCTGGGTCTGACCGTGGCCAATATCGTGGGCGTGCCCGCGGCGACCCTGCTCGGCCAGCACCTCGGCTGGCGCGCCACGTTTCTCGTCGTCGCCGCGATCGGGCTGGTCGCGCTGACCGCGCTGGCCAGGCTCATTCCGCATGTGCCGGTCGACGCGCACCAGGGCGTCGGCCGCGAGATCCGGGCACTGGGCAACCGGCAGGTGCTGCTGGGGCTGCTCACCGCCGTCTTCGGGTTCGCGGGGGTGTTCGCCGTGTACAGCTACCTGGCGTCGATCACCACCGAGGTGATGGGTTTCTCCGAGTCGTCGGTGACCGTGGTGCTCGCCCTCTTCGGCATCGGTATGACACTCGGCGCACTGGCCGCCGGGCCCCTGACGGACCGCGCGCTCCGGCCGACTCTCTACGGCTCGCTCGGGGCCCTGGCGCTGGTGCTCGTCGCCTTCGACTTCACCGTCCATGTGAAGTGGGCCGCGCTGGTCACCGTGGTGATCCTGGGTGCGGTCGGCTTCATGACCACCACACCGCTCCAGATGCTGGTGATGAACAAGGCCAGGTCCGCCCCGACGCTGGCCTCCGCCTCCAACCACTCCGCCTTCAACCTGGCCAACGCGGGCGGTGCCTGGCTCGGCGGGGTGGCCATAGCGGCGGGCTGGGGCTGGATGTCCCCGTCCCTGGTGGGTGCGGCGCTCGCCGTGGTGGGTCTGGCCATCGCGGTCACCGCGGGTCTGCTGGACCGCGGTACGCCGAAGGGGGCCTCCCGCGTGGTCGCGGAAAGCCCCCGGGCGGAGCGGGCACTCAGCTCGTCTCACGCCAGCGGTTCGTGA
- a CDS encoding Na(+)/H(+) antiporter subunit B, protein MSDALIVISLLLVAAAATAAVLVRDPARQALVLSVLGLTLAVLFTVLQAPDVALSQLAVGSALTPLLVLLSVRKIRRKSRAGQQEEERG, encoded by the coding sequence GTGTCTGACGCGCTGATCGTCATCTCCCTGCTGCTGGTCGCCGCGGCCGCCACCGCTGCGGTCCTGGTCCGTGATCCGGCACGGCAGGCGCTCGTCCTCTCGGTGCTCGGCCTCACCCTGGCCGTGCTGTTCACCGTTCTCCAGGCCCCCGACGTCGCACTCTCCCAACTGGCCGTGGGCTCCGCGCTGACCCCGCTGCTGGTGCTGCTCTCCGTACGCAAGATCCGGCGCAAGAGCCGGGCCGGGCAGCAGGAGGAAGAGCGAGGATGA
- a CDS encoding MnhB domain-containing protein: protein MSRGARLWVLAVGAAGLAVLLGAASFRLPHFGGDSHPYGGRAVRAALARHTANVISSVNFDQRAFDTLGEESILFAAVLGTVVLLRQTRDERQHEPEPAPVLPSVRRYATLALPVTLLVGLYVVAHGQLSPGGGFQGGVVAATALHLLYIAVDYRALERIRPMGIYHAGDAAGEGAYLVLGVAGLLCGTSFLANFLPYGTFNTLASGGTVPLLNAAIGMEVACAVVVLLSGFLDQALEIEEANRT, encoded by the coding sequence ATGAGCAGAGGGGCCCGGCTGTGGGTGCTGGCCGTCGGCGCTGCCGGGCTCGCCGTGCTGCTCGGCGCGGCCAGCTTCCGGCTGCCGCACTTCGGCGGCGACTCACACCCCTACGGCGGCCGGGCGGTCCGGGCGGCCCTGGCCCGGCACACAGCAAATGTCATCTCCTCGGTCAACTTCGACCAGCGGGCCTTCGACACGCTAGGGGAGGAGAGCATCCTCTTCGCCGCGGTGCTGGGGACCGTCGTCCTGCTGCGCCAGACCCGGGACGAACGGCAGCACGAACCGGAGCCGGCACCCGTACTGCCGTCCGTGCGCCGCTACGCGACTCTCGCACTGCCCGTCACCCTGCTCGTGGGCCTCTATGTCGTCGCCCACGGCCAGCTGAGCCCCGGGGGCGGCTTCCAGGGCGGGGTGGTCGCGGCGACCGCGTTGCACCTGCTCTACATCGCGGTGGACTACCGGGCGCTGGAGCGGATCCGGCCGATGGGTATCTACCACGCGGGGGACGCGGCGGGCGAGGGCGCCTATCTGGTCCTCGGTGTCGCGGGACTGCTCTGCGGGACGTCCTTCCTCGCGAACTTCCTTCCCTACGGCACCTTCAACACCCTTGCGTCGGGCGGCACCGTCCCGCTGCTCAACGCCGCGATCGGCATGGAGGTGGCCTGTGCGGTGGTCGTGCTGCTGTCCGGCTTCCTCGATCAGGCCCTGGAGATCGAGGAGGCGAACAGAACCTGA